In Desulfomonile tiedjei DSM 6799, a genomic segment contains:
- a CDS encoding acyl-CoA dehydrogenase family protein produces the protein MDFTLPDHILKIKYETREWVENVLNPLSAPLEEEERIPEELVAELKKGRFFGLTIPKEYGGQGWSVVEWFTVLEEIAKAYATVRLIAHCMNGLFWRPLQQYGTEEQRRKYLPKLATGEIWAANTLTEPEAGTGKDINSKTTRDGDDYLINGRKWLISTFPDQTKLLYSFAATEEGITSFLIDLPTEGITFVPMEKMMGCVGPRHYNVIYKDCRVPASSILGEKGKGLDVAFGMLHLSRVSIAFGCIGLAQKMFDLAVAYAKKRSTFGKLLVQRQAIQNNVAQMATEIQAARMLAYEAAWRFDQGQDIVTNAAMAKMFAEQVVTRVSEMALRMHGGVGYTKAYPLERHFRDCRSFHFEEGTEEIQKLLIARKFLK, from the coding sequence ATGGATTTTACGCTTCCTGATCATATCCTCAAAATCAAGTACGAAACTCGAGAGTGGGTGGAGAATGTCCTGAATCCGCTGTCAGCTCCCCTCGAGGAAGAAGAGCGCATCCCGGAAGAACTCGTGGCAGAGCTGAAAAAGGGGCGTTTCTTCGGGCTGACCATACCCAAAGAGTACGGTGGACAAGGATGGTCGGTTGTAGAGTGGTTTACGGTTCTCGAAGAAATCGCCAAAGCCTATGCCACAGTACGACTTATCGCTCATTGTATGAATGGACTCTTCTGGAGACCGTTACAACAGTACGGCACTGAGGAGCAAAGAAGAAAATATTTGCCGAAACTGGCTACCGGCGAGATCTGGGCGGCAAATACCCTTACGGAACCGGAGGCGGGCACTGGAAAAGACATTAACTCCAAGACAACCCGTGACGGCGACGACTACCTCATAAATGGCCGCAAGTGGCTCATCTCGACGTTTCCCGATCAAACGAAACTGCTTTATTCTTTTGCCGCTACAGAAGAGGGGATTACTTCGTTCCTCATCGATCTCCCCACAGAGGGTATCACGTTTGTGCCGATGGAAAAGATGATGGGATGCGTCGGACCTCGTCACTACAACGTCATTTACAAGGATTGCCGAGTCCCGGCCTCCAGTATTCTGGGAGAAAAAGGGAAGGGCTTGGACGTGGCATTCGGAATGCTTCACTTGAGCCGAGTGTCAATTGCTTTCGGTTGCATCGGTTTAGCTCAAAAAATGTTCGACCTCGCTGTAGCATACGCAAAGAAGAGGAGCACCTTCGGAAAACTCCTGGTTCAGCGTCAGGCTATTCAGAACAACGTTGCGCAGATGGCTACCGAAATTCAAGCTGCTCGAATGCTTGCCTATGAAGCTGCCTGGAGGTTCGATCAAGGACAAGATATTGTCACCAACGCAGCCATGGCAAAGATGTTTGCCGAGCAGGTGGTGACCCGTGTATCCGAAATGGCTTTGAGAATGCATGGAGGTGTGGGGTACACGAAAGCATATCCGCTGGAAAGACATTTCCGGGATTGCCGATCTTTTCATTTCGAGGAGGGCACTGAGGAAATTCAGAAACTACTCATAGCGAGAAAATTCCTTAAGTAG
- a CDS encoding MFS transporter, which translates to MRTIQVNKMIDESKYNSFHLSVLILCLFVIISDGYDLVVYGTIVPALMKDWSLTPIQAGMIGSYAMVGMLLGALIFGPLADRVGRKAVILVCLALFGTFTGTVGFARDATEFGIYRFIAGLGLGGVMPNCISLVTEYMPRKVRSTMVAIMFCGMQIGSIAAAGLGIFLIPAYGWKIMFWLGALPLLLIPFLWAYLPESLDFYMKRNQMDKLAHVVKSSVPEFEPKPDDVYDLATVKIHKIPVVNLFEEGRAFSTIMFWIAYVCNLLIIYAIAVWLPKLMQNAGYSMGSSLWFLVVSNMGAVVGAVSGSWLSDKVDGKKILVTYFFLAFVSINLLALNVNFVLLSIFVAISGATTMGTQIAANAYVSQYYPLSMRSSGIGWALGIGRFGAVIGPTMGGFLLAMNLSLAMNFFVFAVPGLIASAAMALVQRRYGYTWNQRQAANMEKVA; encoded by the coding sequence ATGCGAACGATTCAGGTAAATAAGATGATTGATGAGAGCAAGTACAACAGCTTTCATCTCTCAGTGCTTATACTCTGTCTTTTCGTTATCATCAGTGACGGATATGATTTGGTCGTTTATGGCACAATCGTTCCGGCCCTTATGAAGGACTGGAGCTTAACACCCATTCAAGCTGGCATGATAGGTAGTTACGCCATGGTCGGCATGCTGTTGGGTGCCTTGATATTCGGTCCATTGGCGGACCGAGTTGGCAGAAAAGCAGTCATCCTGGTCTGTCTTGCTCTTTTTGGCACCTTCACCGGAACCGTAGGTTTTGCGCGAGACGCTACCGAATTCGGAATTTATCGATTCATTGCCGGACTGGGGCTGGGCGGTGTCATGCCGAACTGTATCTCACTCGTCACGGAATACATGCCCAGGAAGGTGCGAAGCACGATGGTGGCTATCATGTTCTGCGGAATGCAGATCGGGTCCATAGCTGCTGCAGGCCTAGGCATCTTCCTCATTCCTGCCTACGGCTGGAAGATAATGTTCTGGTTGGGTGCACTGCCTCTGCTCTTGATACCCTTTCTTTGGGCCTATCTTCCGGAGTCCCTCGATTTCTATATGAAACGCAATCAAATGGATAAGCTTGCGCATGTAGTAAAGTCCTCAGTGCCGGAATTTGAGCCGAAGCCAGACGATGTGTACGATTTAGCCACTGTTAAAATCCATAAGATACCGGTGGTCAACCTGTTTGAAGAGGGGCGTGCTTTCAGCACTATCATGTTCTGGATTGCGTATGTTTGTAATCTTCTCATTATCTACGCAATAGCGGTTTGGTTGCCAAAACTGATGCAGAATGCCGGCTATTCCATGGGCTCGAGCCTCTGGTTCCTGGTTGTGAGCAATATGGGAGCAGTAGTCGGAGCCGTTTCAGGATCATGGCTCTCTGACAAAGTTGATGGCAAGAAGATTTTGGTTACCTACTTCTTCCTGGCGTTTGTATCCATAAATCTCTTGGCCTTGAATGTGAACTTTGTGTTACTGTCCATCTTTGTAGCAATATCCGGAGCCACCACCATGGGAACGCAAATAGCTGCCAATGCATATGTTTCTCAGTATTATCCGCTGAGTATGCGTTCAAGCGGTATCGGTTGGGCACTTGGCATAGGGCGTTTCGGAGCAGTGATCGGACCCACCATGGGAGGTTTCCTGCTTGCTATGAACCTGTCACTCGCCATGAACTTCTTCGTGTTCGCTGTTCCGGGACTGATTGCTTCCGCTGCCATGGCATTAGTGCAAAGAAGATATGGTTACACATGGAATCAGAGACAAGCTGCCAACATGGAGAAGGTAGCCTAG
- the oah gene encoding 6-oxocyclohex-1-ene-1-carbonyl-CoA hydratase: MSLEWLPRDNNCRDHILLGSEHWGTDAPCTVYEKKPLVSPDGKQIDGLYVAWIRLNNPKQYNSYTTEMVKGVIAGFFAASQDRSVVAAVFTGTGDTAFCSGGNTREYAEYYSMRPNEYGEYMDLFNGMVDAILNCKKPVICRVNGLRVAGGQEIGMACDLAISSDLAVYGQAGPRHGSSPDGGATDFLPWYLSMEDAMWNCVSCEMWSAYKMKAKNLISKAIPVLKQGDKFIRNPLVITDSYVQDGEIVYGEFKTGAAAEEAKKMMKELPRDFELVDKEVNRIVWTFANLFPGCLIKAIDGIRAKKKFFWDQTKLCNRHWLMTNMSYEAYLGFNAFNAKKISGRDTIDFIKWRQRIAEAASMTPEVFSEVLGEPQK, from the coding sequence ATGTCGTTGGAATGGTTACCAAGGGATAACAACTGCAGAGATCATATCCTCTTGGGGTCTGAGCATTGGGGAACCGATGCTCCTTGTACAGTATACGAAAAAAAACCTTTAGTCTCTCCGGACGGGAAACAGATTGACGGACTGTATGTTGCCTGGATCCGCCTGAACAATCCGAAGCAGTACAATTCCTACACAACCGAAATGGTCAAAGGAGTGATTGCCGGATTTTTCGCGGCAAGCCAAGATCGTTCAGTTGTTGCCGCGGTCTTCACCGGTACCGGGGATACAGCCTTCTGTTCTGGGGGAAACACCAGAGAGTATGCAGAATACTATTCCATGCGTCCCAATGAATATGGCGAGTACATGGACCTGTTCAATGGAATGGTTGACGCTATTCTTAACTGCAAAAAGCCGGTGATTTGCCGAGTGAACGGGTTGAGGGTCGCCGGTGGTCAGGAAATCGGAATGGCTTGCGACTTGGCCATTTCAAGTGATCTGGCCGTTTACGGCCAGGCCGGACCCCGGCATGGTTCCAGTCCCGATGGTGGTGCTACCGATTTTCTTCCCTGGTATCTGTCCATGGAAGATGCAATGTGGAATTGCGTGAGTTGCGAAATGTGGAGCGCCTACAAAATGAAGGCAAAAAATCTCATTTCCAAGGCGATTCCTGTTCTCAAACAAGGGGATAAGTTCATTCGGAATCCCCTCGTAATCACCGATTCCTATGTGCAAGATGGCGAGATCGTCTACGGCGAATTCAAGACCGGGGCTGCAGCAGAAGAAGCCAAGAAAATGATGAAGGAGCTTCCTCGAGACTTTGAGTTGGTCGACAAGGAAGTAAACAGGATAGTATGGACTTTTGCCAATCTCTTTCCCGGTTGTCTGATCAAGGCTATCGATGGAATCCGAGCCAAGAAGAAGTTCTTCTGGGATCAAACCAAACTCTGCAACCGGCATTGGCTGATGACTAACATGAGTTACGAAGCGTACCTGGGCTTCAATGCTTTCAATGCTAAGAAGATCTCGGGTCGGGATACTATAGATTTCATCAAATGGCGCCAACGTATCGCGGAAGCAGCTTCCATGACACCGGAAGTCTTCTCCGAAGTACTGGGAGAGCCTCAAAAATAA